From Peptoanaerobacter stomatis, one genomic window encodes:
- a CDS encoding ParA family protein, whose product MKTHIISISNNKGGSGKTTLTGNLGYALASHGKKILLIDADMQMNLTRSYDMQIDKDKNIYKAVSLEEDLSDFISKTNYENIDMVISDYMLSAVDMQLVGKNDKENVIKKIITPLKQSEVYDYIIIDTCPFLGLLNYNILVSSDYVLIPVELSAFGVEGLEPLSNFIEEVRIFNKDLEILGIVETKVDKRESTTNETRELLRDLFGDKILSSDIPVDINIKKSQFLGQPVCNFSSESRASIAYKNLAKEVDSLVNKKKYNK is encoded by the coding sequence ATGAAAACTCATATAATTTCTATATCTAATAACAAAGGAGGTTCAGGGAAAACTACGCTTACAGGTAATCTCGGCTATGCGCTTGCAAGTCATGGAAAAAAAATTTTGCTCATAGATGCGGATATGCAAATGAATTTGACACGTTCATACGATATGCAAATTGACAAGGATAAAAATATATACAAAGCTGTTTCATTGGAAGAAGACCTGTCTGATTTTATAAGCAAGACTAACTACGAAAATATTGATATGGTAATATCTGATTATATGCTTTCTGCTGTAGATATGCAGCTTGTTGGTAAAAATGATAAAGAAAATGTGATTAAAAAAATAATTACACCTCTAAAACAAAGCGAAGTATATGATTATATAATAATAGACACTTGTCCATTTTTGGGGCTTTTAAATTACAATATTTTGGTATCGTCAGATTATGTATTGATACCTGTTGAATTATCGGCGTTCGGAGTGGAAGGTTTAGAACCTTTATCCAATTTTATAGAGGAAGTAAGAATTTTTAACAAAGATTTAGAAATCCTCGGCATAGTGGAAACAAAAGTTGATAAGCGTGAGTCTACTACTAATGAAACGAGAGAACTTTTAAGAGATTTGTTTGGAGATAAAATATTGTCTTCGGATATACCTGTAGATATAAATATAAAGAAAAGTCAATTTTTGGGACAACCTGTGTGCAATTTTTCATCAGAGTCAAGAGCGTCAATTGCCTACAAAAATTTAGCAAAGGAAGTGGATAGTCTTGTCAACAAAAAAAAGTATAATAAATAA
- a CDS encoding ParB/RepB/Spo0J family partition protein: MSTKKSIINKDRFKNLSGISAFDKDKRQENTEENAKSRFDIDVFSNDISQIDINKLTSAPSEWNFYSKLPKEKFLELIESIEKNSLLHPVVLWEKNDGYMILSGHNRVRAYKALYEMTKDEKYSKIPAIVKRKDDIDENTAREIIVDTNWIQRQLTTYEKTQSILQKYVRIKSEKKKGEKTRDLIASQLGISGRMVQNYLSLNMLNSGFFELIDESVINIKMAVLLAKLPDQTQKLILKNKDDINFDINLLKKASEFKDDEEILELLRKDEKKEDELITLKVKIRKDKKDEFMKMYNDWLKTL, from the coding sequence TTGTCAACAAAAAAAAGTATAATAAATAAAGACAGATTTAAAAATCTTTCGGGGATATCCGCTTTTGATAAAGATAAAAGACAGGAAAATACGGAAGAAAATGCAAAATCGAGATTTGACATAGATGTTTTTTCAAACGATATATCTCAAATAGATATAAATAAGCTCACATCAGCACCCAGCGAATGGAATTTTTACAGCAAACTTCCGAAAGAAAAGTTTTTAGAATTGATAGAATCCATAGAAAAAAACTCCCTGCTTCATCCTGTAGTGCTTTGGGAAAAAAATGACGGTTATATGATACTCTCAGGCCACAATAGAGTAAGAGCATACAAGGCATTATATGAGATGACGAAAGATGAAAAGTATAGCAAAATTCCGGCGATAGTTAAAAGAAAAGATGATATTGACGAGAATACAGCAAGGGAAATAATAGTAGATACAAACTGGATACAAAGACAGCTTACAACATATGAAAAAACACAATCTATACTTCAAAAATATGTTCGTATAAAATCTGAGAAGAAAAAAGGAGAAAAAACAAGAGATTTAATCGCGAGCCAATTAGGTATATCAGGGAGAATGGTGCAAAACTATCTATCGCTTAATATGCTGAATAGCGGATTTTTTGAGCTTATAGATGAATCTGTAATAAATATAAAAATGGCTGTATTGCTTGCCAAATTACCGGATCAAACTCAAAAATTGATATTGAAAAATAAAGATGATATAAATTTTGACATAAATTTGTTGAAAAAAGCAAGTGAATTTAAAGATGATGAAGAAATTTTAGAATTACTTAGAAAAGATGAAAAAAAAGAAGATGAGCTTATAACTTTAAAGGTCAAAATACGAAAAGATAAGAAAGACGAATTTATGAAAATGTACAATGATTGGCTGAAAACTTTATAG
- a CDS encoding pyridoxamine 5'-phosphate oxidase family protein — translation MDTKKEFFRMMREHSEIALATSLNNTPNVRAVNFYFDPEAKVLYFATFSDNTKVFELEKNTKIAFTTIPKHGTEHIKAKGICVKSSKTVYDLKEQLIEKMEGYRELIEDVGVFLVVYEIHFEKAQVVLTLENMDTYIL, via the coding sequence ATGGATACAAAAAAAGAATTTTTTAGAATGATGAGAGAACATTCGGAAATAGCACTTGCCACAAGCTTAAATAATACTCCTAATGTCAGAGCTGTAAATTTTTATTTTGATCCTGAGGCAAAAGTGTTGTATTTTGCAACATTTTCAGACAATACCAAAGTCTTTGAATTGGAAAAAAATACAAAGATTGCATTCACTACCATACCTAAGCATGGAACTGAACACATAAAAGCAAAGGGTATCTGTGTAAAAAGTTCAAAAACTGTATATGATTTGAAAGAGCAACTTATAGAAAAAATGGAAGGATATAGAGAGCTTATAGAGGATGTCGGTGTTTTTCTTGTAGTATATGAAATACACTTCGAAAAAGCTCAGGTAGTTTTGACTCTTGAAAATATGGATACTTATATTTTATAA
- a CDS encoding bifunctional metallophosphatase/5'-nucleotidase: MFKIRKSISIMLSLILVLGLSVYKPTFADDTKMITIIHTNDVHGRAEGDQKELIGYAKLKTFYDAQKAKNPDTLLVDAGDTLHGTTFANISEGKNMLNLMNEIGFAVGIPGNHDFNYGYERLIALEKDAKFDYLCANVVRKDGTKDFKANVIKDIDGVKIGFFGIATPETLYKSSPKNTANVDFLDYIQTSKKQVEELKKQGAQIIVAVTHLGIDESSSERSDILAKEVDGIDLIIDGHSHTRLPEGLKIKNTLIVQTGEYLKNIGVVNLEIKDGKIQSAKANLVSFEQAKDIKPDEKIAKEIQVAVAADKPTLDKVIGYSETELVGVREKVRASETNLGDLVTDAMKKSISSDVAITNGGGIRASIKKGDIKMGDILTSFPFTNFVVGLEVKGDVIASALEHGVDKAPEPAGKFPQVSGLTFTYDISQPAGKRVSDIKVNGENLDTKKSYKLATNDFMAIGGDDYTMLKNAKKVAENALLSDVLVDYIKESGGKINYKENGNRIILNSEITKVDAISEVKTDDMKVIPTSHKIIAEGKSILIEGYIINGDKYFQVRDIAAAFSNTAQSFDVQYDKKSKSVVLKKNTKYSGNNAKLSKISQKAPKIVNSNQKIMVNGKEDQKLKVYLINSANYVSLAQLSTLMNLNIK; encoded by the coding sequence ATGTTTAAAATCAGAAAAAGTATCAGCATTATGTTATCGCTCATACTTGTATTAGGCTTAAGTGTTTATAAACCTACATTTGCAGATGATACAAAAATGATAACAATAATACATACTAACGATGTTCACGGAAGAGCTGAAGGAGATCAAAAAGAACTCATAGGCTATGCAAAATTAAAAACTTTTTATGACGCACAAAAAGCAAAAAATCCTGATACTTTACTTGTAGATGCGGGAGATACTTTGCATGGAACAACATTTGCCAACATATCCGAAGGGAAAAATATGCTTAATCTTATGAATGAAATAGGATTTGCAGTGGGCATTCCCGGAAATCACGATTTCAACTACGGATATGAAAGACTTATTGCTCTTGAAAAAGATGCAAAATTTGATTATTTATGTGCAAATGTAGTTAGAAAAGATGGAACAAAAGATTTTAAAGCCAATGTTATAAAAGATATTGACGGTGTTAAAATAGGATTTTTCGGAATTGCCACACCGGAAACTCTTTATAAATCAAGCCCTAAAAACACTGCAAATGTAGATTTTCTTGATTATATACAAACATCCAAAAAACAAGTTGAAGAATTAAAGAAACAAGGTGCACAAATAATAGTGGCGGTTACACACCTCGGTATAGATGAATCATCAAGTGAGCGTTCCGATATACTTGCAAAAGAAGTCGACGGAATAGATCTTATAATAGACGGACATAGTCATACAAGACTCCCTGAAGGCTTAAAAATAAAAAATACACTTATAGTTCAGACAGGGGAGTATTTAAAAAATATAGGTGTTGTAAATCTCGAAATAAAAGACGGTAAAATTCAAAGTGCAAAGGCAAACTTGGTTTCATTTGAACAGGCAAAAGATATAAAACCTGATGAAAAAATTGCAAAAGAAATACAAGTTGCGGTTGCAGCGGATAAACCTACACTTGATAAAGTGATAGGATATAGTGAAACAGAACTTGTAGGAGTTAGAGAAAAAGTCAGAGCAAGTGAAACAAATCTTGGGGATCTTGTTACAGACGCTATGAAAAAATCAATATCATCAGATGTTGCAATTACTAATGGCGGAGGAATAAGAGCATCAATTAAAAAAGGCGATATAAAAATGGGAGATATACTTACATCATTCCCGTTCACAAATTTCGTAGTAGGCTTGGAAGTAAAAGGTGATGTAATAGCATCTGCGTTGGAGCATGGAGTTGATAAAGCGCCTGAACCTGCCGGTAAATTCCCGCAAGTATCAGGACTTACATTCACATATGATATATCACAACCTGCAGGAAAAAGAGTTAGCGATATAAAAGTAAATGGGGAAAATCTTGATACTAAAAAATCATATAAACTGGCAACTAATGATTTTATGGCAATAGGTGGCGATGATTATACAATGCTTAAGAATGCAAAAAAAGTTGCTGAAAATGCTCTATTGTCAGATGTATTGGTAGACTATATAAAAGAAAGTGGCGGCAAAATAAATTATAAAGAAAATGGAAACAGAATAATACTTAATAGCGAGATTACAAAAGTAGACGCAATAAGCGAAGTTAAAACAGATGATATGAAAGTTATACCTACAAGCCACAAGATAATAGCAGAAGGCAAATCAATACTGATAGAAGGCTATATAATAAACGGAGATAAATATTTCCAAGTAAGAGATATTGCAGCAGCTTTCAGTAATACAGCACAGTCATTCGACGTACAATACGATAAAAAATCAAAATCGGTAGTATTGAAGAAAAATACTAAATATAGCGGAAATAATGCAAAACTTTCAAAAATTTCTCAAAAGGCACCTAAGATTGTAAACAGCAACCAAAAGATAATGGTCAACGGCAAAGAAGACCAAAAATTGAAAGTATATCTTATAAACAGTGCCAATTATGTAAGTTTGGCGCAACTTTCAACACTTATGAATTTAAACATAAAATAA
- a CDS encoding DUF2232 domain-containing protein: MNFNNKDLARISLLITLAVVIALLGYYVPTLSILSFLTGSIFMIIGLISKNKVYTFISFIAYTFLLFILLDPVSAFIYLVVFCIPCLIMGYIMKNKDNEDIAYFVGAVVMAVAVLGLLAVFMRIGGFDFFENLRQSFELSTKQLQSINPNYTLPKQLTAQSIVNISKQLFPSIVMITCLFITLISKYIGLFLLKRIFPKENMNFKPFSHFELPDRLGVFFLIFWIVINACSLFNILDKNYSDRLITNVLYLIIYMLVIQGFAVLIFFINKLNKNSRIIAVIAAIILFWSAFFVLSFIAILDMAFDFRKISFRRDK; the protein is encoded by the coding sequence ATGAATTTTAATAATAAAGATTTGGCCAGAATTTCTTTGCTAATAACTTTGGCGGTCGTCATAGCCTTACTCGGGTATTATGTTCCTACATTAAGCATACTTTCATTTTTAACAGGAAGTATATTTATGATTATAGGATTGATATCCAAAAATAAAGTATATACATTCATATCTTTTATAGCTTATACATTTTTGCTTTTTATTTTATTGGATCCTGTAAGTGCATTTATATATTTGGTTGTGTTTTGCATACCTTGTCTTATTATGGGATACATTATGAAAAATAAAGATAATGAAGATATAGCGTATTTTGTTGGCGCTGTTGTTATGGCTGTTGCTGTATTGGGACTGCTTGCTGTTTTTATGCGTATAGGTGGTTTTGATTTTTTTGAAAATTTAAGGCAAAGTTTTGAGCTGTCAACTAAACAGCTACAATCTATAAATCCGAATTATACCTTGCCTAAACAACTCACTGCTCAAAGTATAGTTAATATATCAAAGCAACTGTTTCCATCAATTGTGATGATAACTTGTCTTTTTATAACGCTTATAAGCAAATATATCGGGTTGTTTTTGCTTAAGAGAATTTTTCCGAAGGAAAATATGAATTTTAAACCTTTCAGTCATTTTGAATTACCTGATAGACTCGGTGTATTTTTTTTGATATTTTGGATTGTTATAAATGCATGTTCTTTATTTAATATTTTGGATAAAAATTATAGCGACAGGCTTATTACAAATGTGCTTTATCTTATTATATACATGCTTGTAATACAAGGTTTTGCAGTTTTGATATTTTTTATAAATAAATTAAACAAGAACAGTAGAATTATAGCTGTAATAGCTGCTATAATTTTGTTTTGGAGTGCATTTTTTGTACTTTCGTTTATCGCAATATTGGATATGGCTTTTGATTTTAGAAAGATAAGCTTTAGGAGAGACAAATGA
- a CDS encoding DHH family phosphoesterase, producing the protein MNDKIRFNFPEVQLYLAFIFVLSIVISYFDRQIGLFVFLIFVYLVYYNARAIKYKNNDLLVDFKNLSIDMDEISKQTMLDFPVPFCVINEYGNIKWNNEKMTTMLSDEELIEKNLGSLLNNLDINKLIPKNNEEMISIDDYVVGDKHYKIQTVDIAKNNQKAKKYAVYFFDISSELSLIDKYNEIKPVILSIQVDNFNDVVESAADDFRPLLEADIERHIRFWVEKKDGVLTKLSKDKFFCVFNEPMLKQAEDEKFSILDDLREIELSNTIPVTLSIGASTYEQNLAYTNKNAMSALDMALGRGGDQAVCKIYDKTVFYGGKSKAVEKKTRVRARIVGHAMRDLIKKSSNVLVMGHSYPDLDAIGACMGIVAICNMLESPVKIVLSSSNKSIDDLYYKIKNTEGYKDIFITHDETSKYINEQTLLIVVDTNKASLTEMPQLTEIVDKIVLVDHHRRGIEFLDKAVLTFHETYASSASEMITELVQYVKDGAKLDVLTAEALLSGITLDTKNFAFNTGVRTFEAAAFLRKNGADPLEIKKFFKGDFENFIIKADCIKNARIIEDIIAISSYDKKIKGPSLIAAQIADELLGIKGIQASFVVIEGINGTVQVSARSIENINVQVIMEKLGGGGHIDTAATQIRNKSVDEVIKLVEETVKIYLKEEYNK; encoded by the coding sequence ATGAACGATAAGATAAGATTTAATTTCCCTGAAGTTCAGCTTTACCTGGCATTTATATTTGTACTGAGTATTGTAATATCATATTTTGACAGACAGATTGGTCTTTTTGTGTTTTTGATATTTGTATATTTGGTTTACTATAATGCAAGGGCAATTAAGTATAAAAATAATGATTTATTGGTGGACTTCAAAAACTTGAGTATAGATATGGATGAAATATCAAAACAAACTATGCTCGATTTTCCTGTGCCTTTTTGTGTTATAAATGAATATGGAAATATAAAATGGAATAATGAAAAAATGACCACTATGCTATCGGATGAGGAGCTTATAGAAAAAAATTTGGGAAGTTTGCTTAACAATCTTGATATAAATAAGCTTATACCCAAGAATAATGAAGAGATGATATCTATTGATGATTATGTGGTAGGTGATAAACACTATAAGATACAGACGGTGGACATTGCTAAAAACAATCAAAAGGCGAAAAAATATGCGGTGTATTTTTTTGATATAAGTAGTGAATTATCTCTTATAGATAAGTATAATGAAATTAAACCTGTAATTTTATCAATACAGGTGGATAATTTTAATGATGTTGTAGAGTCTGCAGCTGATGATTTCAGACCTTTGCTTGAAGCCGATATAGAAAGACATATAAGGTTTTGGGTAGAGAAAAAGGATGGTGTACTTACTAAATTATCTAAGGATAAATTTTTCTGTGTATTCAATGAGCCTATGTTAAAACAGGCAGAAGACGAAAAATTCAGTATATTGGATGATTTGAGAGAGATAGAACTGTCAAACACTATACCTGTAACTCTATCTATCGGTGCATCTACTTATGAGCAAAATCTGGCATATACAAACAAAAATGCAATGTCGGCTCTTGATATGGCTCTTGGTCGTGGTGGTGATCAAGCTGTCTGCAAGATATATGATAAAACCGTATTTTATGGCGGTAAATCAAAAGCTGTTGAAAAGAAAACAAGAGTTCGTGCAAGGATTGTCGGACATGCCATGAGAGATTTGATAAAAAAATCTTCCAATGTCCTTGTAATGGGACATTCATATCCTGATTTGGACGCTATAGGGGCGTGCATGGGTATAGTTGCTATCTGTAATATGTTGGAATCACCTGTAAAAATAGTATTATCATCTTCAAATAAGTCGATAGACGATTTATATTATAAGATAAAAAATACTGAAGGATATAAAGATATATTCATAACTCATGATGAAACGAGTAAATATATTAATGAGCAAACTTTGCTTATAGTAGTTGACACTAATAAAGCGTCTTTAACAGAAATGCCACAGTTAACAGAAATTGTTGATAAAATTGTTCTCGTAGACCATCACAGACGTGGAATAGAATTTTTGGATAAGGCAGTGCTTACATTCCATGAAACCTATGCATCGTCTGCAAGTGAAATGATAACAGAACTCGTGCAATACGTAAAAGACGGTGCAAAATTGGATGTGCTTACGGCAGAGGCATTGCTCTCAGGAATAACCTTAGATACCAAAAATTTTGCATTTAATACAGGAGTTCGTACTTTTGAAGCTGCAGCATTTTTGAGAAAAAATGGAGCAGATCCGTTAGAAATAAAAAAATTCTTCAAGGGAGATTTTGAAAACTTTATAATAAAAGCGGATTGTATAAAAAATGCAAGAATAATAGAGGATATAATCGCTATATCATCATATGATAAAAAAATTAAAGGTCCATCTTTAATAGCCGCTCAAATAGCTGATGAACTGTTGGGAATAAAAGGAATACAGGCAAGTTTTGTCGTAATAGAAGGTATTAATGGAACAGTGCAAGTGTCTGCACGTTCTATTGAAAATATAAATGTACAAGTTATAATGGAAAAATTAGGAGGCGGAGGACATATAGATACCGCTGCAACGCAAATACGAAACAAATCTGTAGATGAAGTAATAAAGTTAGTAGAAGAAACCGTAAAAATATATCTTAAGGAGGAGTACAATAAATGA
- the rplI gene encoding 50S ribosomal protein L9, whose amino-acid sequence MKVILLKDLKGTGKKGEIKEVSDGYARNYMIPKGFAQEATTQNLNLLNQQNSAKEHKMEIDRQAALGIKSKLDNDKLIIKAKAGEGQKLFGSITSKDIEDELKKQKNISVDKKKIDLKEPIKMVGSFTVKLKLFTNVVCDLKVEIEQI is encoded by the coding sequence ATGAAAGTAATATTATTGAAAGATTTAAAAGGAACAGGAAAAAAAGGAGAAATAAAAGAAGTATCAGATGGATATGCAAGAAATTATATGATACCTAAGGGATTTGCACAAGAGGCTACAACTCAAAATCTAAATTTACTCAACCAACAAAACAGTGCAAAAGAACATAAAATGGAAATAGACAGACAAGCAGCACTTGGTATAAAATCAAAATTAGATAATGACAAACTCATTATAAAAGCTAAGGCAGGAGAAGGACAAAAATTATTCGGTTCAATAACATCAAAAGATATAGAAGACGAATTGAAAAAACAAAAAAATATATCTGTGGATAAAAAGAAGATAGATTTAAAAGAGCCTATAAAAATGGTAGGCAGTTTTACAGTTAAACTTAAACTATTTACAAATGTAGTGTGTGATTTAAAAGTAGAAATAGAACAAATTTAG
- the dnaB gene encoding replicative DNA helicase — protein MENNNQQDNDITVSAKAEQSVLGSILIDNDTIIEISNILSMDDFNYDAHKAIYKAMLELYTSSKPIDFLTLTNAIKNSVNIEEVGGYEYISKLPSMPDYSSNAVHYAKIVKEKSTLRKLVKASQDIINTAKSGKSVENVLDEAEHTIFNISQEKTKSTLHHIKDVLTDTYSVIEQNYKNKGSMTGITTGFIDLNHITNGWQKTDLILVAARPATGKTAFALNLAHNASKDGKKVAVFSLEMSETQLAQRILSAESKVELKKLKTGELEEEDWQKLINAISVMTKYPIYINDTAGINLLEIRSECRKLKMQKGLDMIVIDYLQLMESEVRTESRQQEISKISRGLKILAKELGCPIIALSQLSRAPEQRTNHRPMLSDLRESGAIEQDADIVMFLYRDEIYNPDTDKKNVTEVILAKHRSGEIGTVELAWHGKYQLFLSLETY, from the coding sequence ATGGAAAATAATAATCAACAAGATAATGATATAACCGTATCTGCAAAAGCCGAGCAATCTGTGCTCGGCTCTATACTTATAGATAACGATACAATAATAGAAATATCCAATATACTATCTATGGATGATTTTAATTATGATGCACATAAAGCCATATATAAAGCTATGCTTGAATTGTATACCTCAAGCAAGCCGATAGATTTTTTAACGCTTACAAATGCCATAAAAAATTCTGTAAATATAGAAGAAGTAGGTGGATATGAATACATATCCAAACTCCCATCAATGCCTGATTATTCAAGCAATGCTGTACATTATGCTAAAATAGTAAAAGAAAAATCTACTTTGAGAAAATTGGTAAAAGCATCTCAAGACATAATAAATACGGCAAAATCAGGGAAATCGGTAGAAAATGTGCTTGATGAAGCAGAGCATACAATATTTAATATTTCTCAAGAAAAGACAAAATCAACACTTCATCATATAAAAGATGTGCTTACAGATACATATAGCGTAATAGAGCAAAATTATAAAAATAAAGGCTCTATGACAGGAATTACAACAGGATTTATAGATCTCAACCACATCACAAATGGATGGCAAAAAACTGATTTAATACTTGTTGCTGCAAGACCTGCTACAGGAAAAACCGCATTTGCACTAAATCTTGCACACAATGCATCAAAAGACGGAAAAAAAGTTGCAGTGTTTTCCTTGGAGATGAGCGAAACGCAATTAGCTCAGAGAATTTTGTCAGCTGAAAGCAAAGTTGAACTGAAAAAATTAAAAACAGGAGAACTTGAAGAAGAAGATTGGCAAAAACTCATAAACGCAATATCTGTTATGACGAAATATCCTATTTATATAAATGATACGGCAGGAATAAATTTGCTTGAAATACGCTCAGAATGTCGTAAACTGAAAATGCAAAAAGGGCTTGATATGATAGTTATAGACTATCTTCAATTAATGGAGTCGGAAGTAAGGACAGAGAGCAGACAACAGGAAATATCCAAAATATCAAGGGGGCTTAAAATTCTTGCAAAAGAGTTGGGTTGCCCTATAATAGCATTGTCACAGCTTTCAAGAGCGCCTGAACAAAGGACTAATCACAGACCTATGCTGTCAGATTTGAGAGAATCAGGGGCAATAGAGCAAGATGCCGATATAGTTATGTTTTTATACAGAGATGAGATATATAATCCTGATACAGATAAAAAAAATGTAACAGAGGTCATACTTGCAAAACATAGAAGTGGAGAGATAGGAACCGTCGAGCTTGCTTGGCATGGAAAATATCAGTTGTTTTTGAGTTTGGAAACGTATTAA
- a CDS encoding Glu/Leu/Phe/Val family dehydrogenase: MATESLNPLVNSQKQLKSACDLLGVEPIVYELLKEPQRVIEVSIPVKMDDGSVKVFKGWRSAHSSAIGPSKGGCRFHQDVCLDEVKALSLWMTFKCGIVGIPYGGGKGGVCVNPKELSDRELEQVARGYIRGIYKYIGEKIDIPAPDVNTNGQIMAWMADEYIKLNGEKMEIGFITGKPVAFGGSLGRNEATGFGVAVITREFAAKKGIDFKKAKTAVQGFGNVGRYTVKNVIRQGGKVTAIAEYDFKSNKTYAIVNDAGFKFEELDKYQVEHKTLIGFPGAKEITLDEFWKLDVDILIPAAMENAITAENVDLVNAKIICEAANGPVTPEAAEILIKKGIDICPDILTNSGGVLVSYFEWVQNLYGYYWSEAEVEEKQEIEMVKAFNNIWQTRETYNAPTMRDAAFAFSVKKVAEAMKLRGWY; the protein is encoded by the coding sequence ATGGCAACAGAATCTTTAAATCCATTAGTTAACTCTCAAAAACAATTAAAAAGCGCTTGCGACCTTTTAGGAGTAGAGCCAATAGTTTATGAATTATTAAAAGAACCTCAAAGAGTAATAGAAGTATCTATACCTGTTAAAATGGATGACGGTTCAGTAAAAGTATTCAAAGGTTGGAGATCAGCTCATAGCTCAGCTATAGGACCATCAAAAGGCGGATGCAGATTCCATCAAGACGTTTGCTTGGACGAAGTAAAAGCACTTTCTCTATGGATGACTTTCAAATGCGGTATAGTAGGTATTCCATATGGTGGTGGAAAAGGCGGAGTTTGCGTTAATCCAAAAGAATTATCAGATAGAGAATTAGAACAAGTGGCAAGAGGATATATAAGAGGAATATACAAATATATCGGCGAAAAAATAGATATACCTGCTCCGGACGTTAATACAAACGGACAAATAATGGCTTGGATGGCTGATGAATACATCAAATTAAATGGCGAAAAAATGGAAATAGGTTTTATCACAGGTAAACCGGTTGCATTCGGCGGTTCTTTAGGAAGAAACGAAGCTACAGGATTTGGTGTTGCTGTAATAACAAGAGAATTTGCAGCTAAAAAAGGTATAGATTTCAAAAAAGCTAAAACAGCTGTACAAGGATTCGGTAATGTTGGTAGATACACAGTTAAAAACGTTATAAGACAAGGCGGAAAAGTAACTGCTATAGCTGAATATGATTTCAAATCTAACAAAACTTATGCAATAGTAAATGACGCCGGATTTAAATTTGAAGAATTAGATAAATATCAAGTAGAACACAAAACATTAATAGGATTCCCGGGAGCAAAAGAAATAACTCTTGATGAATTCTGGAAATTAGATGTAGATATATTAATACCGGCTGCTATGGAAAATGCAATAACTGCAGAAAACGTAGATTTAGTAAACGCAAAAATAATATGTGAAGCCGCTAACGGTCCTGTTACTCCTGAAGCTGCCGAAATATTGATCAAAAAAGGTATAGATATCTGCCCTGATATACTTACTAACTCAGGTGGAGTTCTTGTTTCCTACTTTGAATGGGTACAAAACCTATACGGATATTATTGGTCAGAAGCAGAAGTTGAAGAAAAACAAGAAATAGAAATGGTAAAAGCATTCAACAATATCTGGCAAACAAGAGAAACTTACAATGCACCTACAATGAGAGATGCAGCATTCGCATTCTCAGTTAAAAAAGTAGCTGAAGCCATGAAACTAAGAGGTTGGTACTAA